One stretch of Zingiber officinale cultivar Zhangliang chromosome 6B, Zo_v1.1, whole genome shotgun sequence DNA includes these proteins:
- the LOC121990788 gene encoding uncharacterized protein LOC121990788: MGSCFSSSSSSSAATADGGSEDHRYPLTAKVITADGFLLEYPAETKVRDALSVQRISNSFICSSDELYCNAKIPALTAADPLRPGHLYFLLPLSKLEYPLSGSDMAALAVRASVALSAYASGSGERRRKGARG; the protein is encoded by the coding sequence ATGGGATCctgcttctcctcctcctcctcctcctccgccgccaCCGCCGACGGAGGTTCCGAGGACCATCGATACCCTCTGACGGCTAAAGTCATCACAGCCGACGGCTTCTTGCTGGAGTACCCCGCCGAGACCAAGGTCCGCGACGCCCTATCCGTCCAACGCATATCGAATTCCTTCATCTGCAGCTCCGACGAGCTCTACTGCAACGCCAAAATCCCAGCTTTGACCGCCGCCGACCCGCTCCGGCCGGGCCATCTCTACTTCCTCCTCCCGCTTTCCAAGCTCGAGTACCCGCTCTCTGGTTCTGACATGGCGGCGCTCGCGGTGCGGGCGAGCGTGGCGCTCTCGGCGTATGCTTCCGGCTCCGGTGAACGGAGACGCAAGGGAGCTCGAGGGTGA